A single Cryomorphaceae bacterium DNA region contains:
- a CDS encoding tRNA-(ms[2]io[6]A)-hydroxylase encodes MLGLKLPTDPRWVNIAEKNIEEILTDHAYCEQKAASTAISLIISYPEKSELVEAMSALAQEEMSHFKMVHKHIVDRGLVLGRERKDEYVHRLMEFFPKTGDRELRLIHRLLIAALIEARSCERFKVLSENIVDQELAQFYRKLMVSEANHYTMFLKFAREFGGKDEVDPKWNALLEYEAEVMKGFGTKELIHG; translated from the coding sequence ATGCTAGGACTTAAATTACCTACGGACCCGCGCTGGGTCAACATCGCCGAAAAGAACATCGAAGAGATTCTAACGGATCACGCGTACTGTGAGCAAAAGGCAGCGAGTACCGCTATTTCGCTGATCATCAGCTATCCGGAGAAAAGTGAACTCGTTGAAGCGATGAGCGCCTTGGCGCAAGAGGAAATGAGCCACTTCAAAATGGTCCATAAGCACATTGTGGATCGGGGACTCGTACTAGGGCGCGAGCGGAAGGATGAGTATGTCCACCGGCTCATGGAATTCTTTCCGAAGACTGGTGACCGCGAACTGCGATTGATTCACCGACTTTTAATTGCGGCCTTGATTGAAGCGCGGAGCTGCGAACGCTTTAAGGTCTTGAGCGAAAACATCGTCGATCAAGAACTGGCCCAGTTCTACCGCAAGCTCATGGTCAGTGAGGCCAATCACTACACCATGTTCTTGAAATTTGCTCGCGAATTTGGCGGAAAGGACGAAGTGGATCCGAAATGGAATGCCCTATTGGAGTATGAGGCAGAGGTGATGAAAGGCTTTGGAACAAAGGAGCTGATCCACGGATAA
- a CDS encoding TonB-dependent receptor translates to MKKISFIIALLWSAALWSQESYTVSGYLTDEASGESLIGANVFEPAQGLGTSTNAYGFYSLTLKEGFVNIRVSYLGYKEESFTFKLDADTVLSLPLRASSLITDEVIVTADSPDKNVQSADMGRVDLKLDIIRQIPVVGGEVDVLKSIQLLPGVQSAAEGSSGFFVRGGGADQNLILLDEAVVYNASHLLGFFSIFNADALKNVELIKGGMPANYGGRLSSVLEISQRDGNYKRHQQQGGIGLIASRITAEGPIVENRSSYLFSARRTYVDLFLDPFINGTEFEGNSYFFYDLNLKLNHRITDKDRIFFSGYFGRDDFVFQDPKSEFETAIPWGNATASLRWNHLFSDKLFVNTTAVFSDYYFQYEASNSSFDYELFSGVQDWTLKTDFSFHPNPKNRVKFGANYIRHIITPSNVGGRQQNTSFGAEGVNRQHAHEAAVYALNDFDVTNRLRINVGMRVSFFSQVGPFDRYLKDPSGSIEDTVSYRTGETVQSYLGWEPRFSMRYRLQENSSIKVGAVRNYQYIHLVTFSALGLPSDLWLPSSDIIKPQIGHQYSIGYFQNFRNNTFEFSVEAYYKELENLVAYKEGVTPNENVADNPDNNLTFGTGEAYGVEFFLKKNTGKLTGWIGYTWSRSIRYFPELNEGNTFLAIYDRPNDISVALNYRLNDRWSFGSVFVYGTGANYTPPKSRYMIDGRLYTEWGPRNSKRLPAYHRLDLSATWIAKKTERFESSFVFSVYNAYNRQNPFFIFFDDQGSILEGTYSLSAQQVTLFPILPSITWNFKFL, encoded by the coding sequence ATGAAAAAGATAAGCTTCATCATAGCACTTCTCTGGTCCGCAGCCTTGTGGTCACAGGAGTCCTATACAGTGAGTGGGTACCTCACTGATGAGGCTTCTGGCGAGTCTTTAATTGGAGCGAACGTCTTTGAGCCGGCACAAGGATTGGGTACTTCCACGAATGCCTATGGATTTTACTCCCTGACCTTGAAAGAAGGCTTCGTGAACATTCGTGTTTCCTATCTGGGCTATAAAGAGGAGAGCTTTACCTTCAAGCTGGATGCTGACACGGTACTCTCCCTCCCACTGAGGGCCTCATCACTAATCACCGATGAAGTCATTGTCACTGCTGATTCTCCGGACAAGAACGTTCAAAGCGCGGATATGGGTCGGGTTGATTTGAAACTCGATATCATCCGGCAAATTCCCGTAGTTGGTGGAGAGGTCGATGTCTTGAAGTCCATTCAGCTGCTCCCGGGAGTTCAGAGTGCAGCAGAAGGCTCTAGCGGGTTCTTTGTCCGCGGTGGTGGAGCAGACCAAAACCTTATCCTTTTGGATGAAGCCGTCGTTTACAATGCCTCTCACCTACTTGGTTTTTTCAGCATCTTCAACGCGGATGCTTTAAAGAACGTGGAGCTCATCAAGGGCGGAATGCCGGCCAACTACGGTGGTCGCCTATCCTCTGTACTGGAAATAAGCCAAAGGGACGGGAACTATAAAAGACATCAACAGCAAGGCGGCATTGGCTTGATTGCCTCCCGAATAACCGCTGAAGGGCCTATCGTGGAAAACCGATCCAGCTATCTATTCTCGGCTCGTAGAACCTATGTGGATCTCTTTCTAGACCCCTTCATCAACGGGACTGAATTTGAAGGGAACAGTTACTTTTTCTATGACCTCAACTTGAAACTCAACCACCGGATCACCGATAAGGACCGGATTTTCTTTTCTGGCTATTTCGGACGTGACGATTTCGTTTTCCAAGATCCAAAAAGCGAGTTTGAAACGGCTATCCCTTGGGGCAATGCGACGGCGAGCTTACGTTGGAATCACCTTTTCTCCGATAAGCTCTTTGTCAATACAACGGCCGTATTTAGCGATTACTACTTCCAGTACGAAGCATCCAATTCGAGCTTCGACTACGAACTCTTCAGTGGTGTTCAGGACTGGACCTTGAAAACAGACTTCAGCTTCCATCCGAATCCTAAGAACCGCGTAAAATTTGGGGCAAATTACATACGGCACATCATAACGCCCAGCAATGTTGGAGGTCGACAACAGAACACCTCTTTTGGGGCTGAGGGTGTCAATCGACAACACGCTCATGAGGCGGCTGTGTACGCTCTAAATGACTTTGATGTGACCAACCGTTTGAGAATCAACGTGGGTATGCGCGTTTCATTTTTTAGCCAAGTAGGTCCGTTTGATCGGTACTTGAAAGACCCATCGGGCTCCATTGAAGACACGGTTAGCTACCGCACGGGAGAGACGGTTCAAAGCTACCTTGGATGGGAGCCGCGATTCAGTATGCGGTACCGGCTTCAAGAGAACAGCTCCATCAAGGTGGGAGCCGTTCGCAATTATCAGTACATCCACCTTGTGACCTTCTCAGCCCTTGGCTTGCCTTCAGACCTCTGGCTGCCTTCTTCGGACATCATTAAGCCTCAAATTGGTCATCAATACAGTATTGGTTACTTCCAGAACTTCCGAAACAACACCTTTGAATTCAGTGTGGAAGCTTACTATAAGGAGTTGGAGAATCTCGTTGCCTACAAGGAAGGTGTAACGCCTAATGAAAATGTAGCCGACAACCCAGACAACAACCTGACTTTTGGAACAGGTGAAGCCTATGGCGTCGAATTCTTCTTAAAAAAGAATACCGGAAAATTAACGGGCTGGATCGGGTACACCTGGAGCAGAAGTATTCGGTACTTCCCAGAGCTCAACGAGGGCAATACCTTCTTGGCCATTTACGACCGCCCCAACGATATTTCCGTGGCCTTGAACTATCGACTGAATGATCGATGGAGCTTTGGGAGCGTCTTTGTCTATGGAACCGGGGCCAATTACACTCCTCCGAAATCTCGATATATGATCGATGGACGGCTGTACACCGAATGGGGACCGCGAAACAGCAAGCGACTGCCAGCCTACCATCGGTTGGATCTCAGCGCCACGTGGATCGCCAAGAAAACAGAGCGGTTTGAAAGCTCCTTTGTCTTCAGCGTATACAACGCTTACAATCGACAGAACCCCTTCTTCATCTTCTTTGATGATCAAGGCTCTATACTAGAAGGCACCTACAGCCTTTCCGCACAGCAAGTCACCCTCTTCCCTATTCTCCCGAGCATCACCTGGAATTTCAAGTTTCTATGA
- a CDS encoding DUF4249 family protein yields MKKFMHHILMILAFALTGGCESEIDLDIDAFEDRIVVEGYITSGQYARVSLTRNVGFFDPIDLTNVEDFIIEDAIVVITDGTIRDTCIFDLNEGYLPPVAYFGQEIIGQENRRYDLEVYVDGKVLTATTLIPRVQPLDSLWWFPDAVHLETGDSIGPIYYQFSDPDTLGNNHRLAYQRIGIDDIPYATSGATRTDRLVNGLTYESTVYRSRTYAERYDSSVSEEIPDQFRFVPGQTVALYWNAIDPVTYEFWQSTRNNEASDAFSPSQNLASNIQGEGGIGIWGGYAESIDTVYIP; encoded by the coding sequence ATGAAAAAGTTCATGCATCATATCTTAATGATTCTGGCTTTCGCCCTCACGGGCGGATGCGAGAGCGAGATCGATCTGGATATCGATGCTTTTGAGGATCGTATCGTTGTGGAAGGATACATTACTTCCGGACAATACGCTCGCGTTTCCCTGACCCGAAACGTCGGCTTTTTCGATCCTATTGACCTAACCAATGTTGAAGATTTCATCATTGAGGATGCCATTGTCGTCATAACAGACGGAACCATTCGGGACACCTGTATCTTTGATCTCAACGAAGGGTACTTACCGCCTGTCGCCTACTTTGGACAAGAAATCATTGGACAAGAAAATCGGCGTTACGATCTTGAGGTGTACGTCGATGGAAAGGTACTCACGGCGACCACCCTTATTCCGAGGGTTCAGCCCTTGGACTCTCTTTGGTGGTTCCCGGATGCGGTTCACCTGGAAACTGGAGATAGTATCGGTCCCATCTATTATCAATTCTCCGATCCGGACACCTTAGGCAATAACCATCGACTCGCCTATCAACGTATTGGGATAGATGATATCCCATACGCCACCTCTGGGGCCACTCGAACCGATCGCTTGGTCAATGGCCTTACCTATGAATCCACGGTGTATCGATCTCGAACCTATGCCGAGCGCTATGACTCATCCGTGAGTGAGGAAATTCCCGATCAATTCCGTTTTGTGCCGGGACAGACCGTAGCACTGTATTGGAACGCCATTGATCCAGTGACCTATGAATTTTGGCAAAGTACCCGAAACAACGAGGCGAGTGATGCCTTCAGCCCCTCTCAAAACTTGGCTTCTAATATTCAAGGAGAAGGCGGTATTGGAATCTGGGGTGGATATGCCGAGTCCATCGACACTGTTTATATTCCATAA
- the trxB gene encoding thioredoxin-disulfide reductase has protein sequence MSNTIEKLDTVIIGSGPAGYTAAIYAARADLKPVMIQGMEPGGQLTTTTDVENFPGYPKGITGPAMMEELKEQAERFGTEVRWGMVTKVEFSDEPGAYHKLWVDGKTEIHARTVIISTGATAKYLGLESEKTYAGSGVSACAVCDGFFYKGMDVAIVGGGDTAAEEATYLSKLAKHVHMLVRRDELRASKAMQHRVFNTPNITVHWNTEAEEIFGSNVVEGVRVVNNQSGEKTELAIQGFFVAIGHKPNTDIFEGQLDMDDVGYLNVQAGSTRTRKPGVFASGDVMDSVYRQAVTAAGTGCMAALDAERYLAEFENVEEEVAAG, from the coding sequence ATGAGCAACACAATCGAAAAACTGGACACCGTCATCATTGGATCGGGTCCAGCAGGATATACCGCAGCCATCTATGCGGCCCGCGCAGACTTGAAGCCGGTGATGATTCAAGGAATGGAGCCTGGAGGTCAATTGACCACCACCACGGACGTGGAGAACTTCCCTGGATATCCAAAGGGAATTACTGGTCCTGCCATGATGGAGGAACTCAAAGAACAAGCCGAGCGCTTTGGAACTGAGGTACGTTGGGGTATGGTGACCAAAGTGGAGTTCAGCGATGAGCCGGGAGCTTACCACAAGCTTTGGGTCGACGGAAAAACAGAAATCCACGCGCGCACGGTGATCATTTCTACTGGTGCTACTGCTAAGTACCTAGGATTGGAGTCAGAGAAGACCTACGCCGGTTCTGGGGTAAGTGCTTGTGCTGTATGTGATGGATTCTTCTATAAAGGCATGGACGTAGCCATCGTTGGTGGTGGAGATACCGCTGCTGAAGAAGCAACTTACCTATCGAAGTTGGCCAAGCACGTTCACATGTTGGTGCGTCGTGATGAGTTGCGCGCATCTAAAGCGATGCAGCACCGCGTATTCAATACGCCAAACATTACCGTTCACTGGAACACGGAAGCCGAAGAAATCTTCGGAAGCAATGTGGTAGAAGGAGTTCGCGTGGTGAACAACCAAAGCGGTGAGAAAACTGAATTGGCCATCCAAGGATTCTTTGTGGCCATTGGACACAAACCAAATACGGACATCTTCGAAGGTCAATTGGATATGGATGATGTCGGTTACCTCAATGTACAGGCAGGTAGTACGCGCACGCGGAAACCTGGAGTATTTGCTTCAGGAGATGTGATGGACAGCGTCTACCGTCAAGCGGTGACTGCTGCCGGAACAGGTTGTATGGCTGCCTTGGACGCCGAACGCTACTTGGCAGAATTTGAGAATGTCGAAGAAGAAGTGGCTGCTGGATAA
- a CDS encoding Smr/MutS family protein → MEIKTGMRVVMVDDVLEGTVSEVRGNLITFITDDGFQEEAWSHELVIDAGETYDITRATDAEELPKLIREKEGSPSPKGQRGSKKHSRRTRKVDMEVDLHIHQLVDTERGLNSHDKLRIQMEHFERKMRHALENNLHRVVFIHGVGAGVLKHEICRLLDEVYHLEHFDAAFQKYGFGATEVLL, encoded by the coding sequence ATGGAAATTAAAACCGGTATGCGGGTCGTTATGGTCGACGACGTGTTGGAAGGCACGGTGAGCGAGGTCCGTGGCAATCTAATCACCTTTATTACCGATGATGGTTTTCAAGAAGAGGCCTGGAGTCATGAGCTTGTCATTGATGCCGGTGAAACCTACGACATCACGCGTGCAACCGATGCAGAAGAGTTACCCAAGCTCATCAGGGAAAAGGAAGGAAGCCCAAGCCCTAAAGGCCAAAGAGGCTCCAAAAAGCACAGTCGACGCACCCGAAAGGTGGATATGGAGGTCGATTTGCACATACACCAGCTGGTTGATACCGAGCGAGGACTCAACTCCCACGACAAGCTTCGCATTCAAATGGAGCACTTTGAACGCAAGATGCGACATGCCTTGGAGAACAACTTACACCGGGTGGTTTTCATCCACGGAGTTGGAGCGGGTGTATTAAAACACGAAATTTGTCGACTGTTGGATGAAGTCTATCATCTGGAGCACTTTGATGCGGCCTTCCAGAAATATGGCTTCGGAGCCACAGAAGTTCTTTTATAA
- a CDS encoding glutaminyl-peptide cyclotransferase, translating into MKRLMRRIVLFSLFAFLAGCSSEPSQKGSTQPQKEKLPTAFRLSTETTVPLLQQGDTLVIDVERVDESILFDQWQWTVNGRPTAGSESGLLWFSTGMRLGEYAFTLTGTTSDGRTQSKTIIKELAASTEPAQYTYELIKEYPHDPDAYTQGFFYHEGVMYEGTGLKGQSSLREVDIETGKISRSHNIPARFFGEGITIYEDRLYQLTWKGQTGFIYDLETFTPVEEFYYNTEGWGLTHNDTALFMTDGSHRIYVLDPKTMTQIDVIQVYNERARMINLNELEWINGELWANIYGTRYIARIDPNSGAVTGVIDFNSIFDRRSYPRRTDVFNGIAYNAETGHVYVTGKLWPSVYEVRIVPQAP; encoded by the coding sequence ATGAAACGCTTGATGCGCCGAATCGTTCTATTTTCCCTCTTCGCATTTTTGGCCGGGTGTTCTTCTGAGCCCAGTCAGAAAGGTTCTACCCAGCCTCAAAAAGAGAAGCTGCCCACGGCTTTTCGTTTGAGTACCGAGACTACCGTTCCCTTGCTGCAGCAAGGCGATACGCTCGTTATTGACGTTGAGCGAGTCGATGAGAGCATTCTTTTTGACCAGTGGCAGTGGACGGTAAATGGACGGCCTACGGCCGGATCAGAAAGCGGACTACTCTGGTTCAGCACAGGAATGCGCTTAGGAGAGTATGCCTTCACCTTGACCGGGACTACATCAGATGGGCGCACTCAGAGCAAGACCATTATAAAGGAATTGGCGGCTTCCACAGAACCTGCTCAATACACCTATGAGCTCATTAAAGAGTACCCCCATGACCCAGATGCCTATACGCAGGGGTTCTTCTACCATGAAGGTGTCATGTATGAGGGAACAGGGCTCAAAGGTCAATCCAGCTTGAGAGAAGTTGACATTGAGACGGGGAAAATTTCGCGAAGCCACAATATTCCAGCGCGATTCTTCGGTGAGGGCATCACTATTTATGAAGATCGCCTATACCAGTTGACGTGGAAAGGACAAACCGGTTTTATATACGACCTTGAGACCTTCACCCCGGTTGAAGAGTTCTACTACAACACGGAGGGCTGGGGACTGACGCACAACGACACTGCTCTGTTCATGACCGATGGAAGTCATCGAATCTACGTGCTGGACCCGAAGACCATGACGCAAATCGACGTGATTCAGGTGTACAATGAACGAGCCCGGATGATCAACCTCAACGAATTGGAGTGGATCAACGGGGAACTCTGGGCCAACATCTATGGAACGCGGTATATCGCCCGTATCGATCCCAATTCAGGAGCAGTGACCGGCGTTATTGACTTCAACTCCATTTTTGATCGTCGGAGCTATCCACGCAGAACCGATGTCTTCAACGGCATAGCCTACAACGCCGAAACTGGGCACGTGTATGTGACGGGGAAACTTTGGCCAAGCGTGTATGAAGTGCGCATCGTGCCGCAGGCACCCTAA
- the rocD gene encoding ornithine--oxo-acid transaminase, with product MDHVAVDSKANQYIELENEHGAHNYHPLPVVLSRGEGVHVWDVDGKKYYDFLSSYSAVNQGHCHPHIINALKDQADSLTLTSRAFYNDVLGEYEKYATEYFGFDKLLPMNTGAEAVETAIKIARKWAYEKKGIEPNQAKIIVAENNFHGRTTTIISFSSDPEARGNFGPYTGGFIRIPYNDLDALREALQDEHVAGFLVEPIQGEAGVFVPTPGYMATAAKMCQDANVLLIDDEIQTGIARTGALLAVCGECTCGARCEQQYEYKPDILILGKAISGGVYPVSAVLADNDVMEVITPGTHGSTFGGNPLGAKVAIAALEVVENEELSGNARRLGKLFREEMNKFIETTSLVRLVRGRGLLNAIVINDHQDSSTAWDICLKLRDNGLLAKPTHGNIIRFAPPLVMNEEQLMDCVEIITRTIREYEAEHA from the coding sequence ATGGATCACGTAGCCGTTGACAGTAAAGCCAATCAATATATAGAGCTCGAGAATGAGCATGGAGCACACAATTACCATCCCTTACCGGTGGTTTTGAGTCGCGGTGAAGGGGTTCACGTTTGGGATGTGGACGGCAAGAAGTATTATGACTTTTTGAGCAGTTATTCCGCTGTAAATCAGGGTCATTGCCATCCTCACATCATCAATGCCTTGAAGGATCAAGCGGATAGTCTTACCTTGACTTCTAGAGCCTTTTACAATGATGTACTCGGTGAGTACGAAAAGTATGCGACCGAGTACTTCGGGTTCGACAAATTGCTTCCTATGAATACGGGAGCTGAGGCTGTTGAAACGGCGATTAAGATAGCGCGGAAATGGGCTTATGAGAAAAAAGGCATTGAGCCCAATCAAGCCAAGATCATCGTGGCCGAGAACAACTTTCACGGACGCACCACAACCATCATCAGCTTCAGCAGTGATCCTGAAGCTCGAGGAAACTTCGGCCCCTATACCGGTGGATTCATCCGCATTCCCTACAACGACTTAGACGCACTCCGTGAAGCCTTGCAAGATGAGCATGTCGCAGGTTTCCTAGTAGAGCCCATTCAAGGCGAGGCGGGAGTTTTTGTTCCGACGCCTGGATATATGGCTACAGCAGCCAAGATGTGTCAAGACGCGAACGTGCTGTTGATCGACGATGAAATTCAAACGGGTATTGCCCGAACCGGAGCACTATTGGCCGTTTGCGGTGAATGTACGTGCGGTGCGCGTTGTGAGCAACAGTACGAGTACAAGCCAGACATCCTTATCCTCGGTAAAGCCATCAGCGGTGGGGTTTATCCGGTTTCTGCAGTATTGGCCGACAACGATGTGATGGAAGTGATTACTCCTGGAACCCACGGCTCTACCTTTGGAGGAAATCCTCTTGGAGCTAAAGTGGCGATCGCCGCCTTGGAAGTAGTGGAGAATGAAGAACTCAGTGGCAATGCACGACGCCTGGGCAAACTCTTCCGCGAAGAGATGAACAAGTTTATCGAAACGACTTCTCTGGTTCGTTTGGTGCGCGGTCGAGGTTTGTTAAACGCCATTGTCATCAACGACCACCAAGATTCTAGTACCGCCTGGGATATCTGCTTGAAACTGCGCGATAACGGTCTTTTGGCTAAGCCTACCCACGGTAACATCATCCGCTTTGCTCCTCCTCTAGTCATGAATGAAGAGCAGTTGATGGATTGCGTGGAAATCATCACTCGGACGATTCGGGAATACGAAGCGGAACACGCTTGA
- a CDS encoding DUF479 domain-containing protein produces the protein MNYLAHLYLSGDDELLAVGNFCGDAIRRSQLDQYPEEMQRGVELHWHIDEFTDHHPVVERSKERIRPVYHKYASVLMDIYYDHFLALHWSKYSSIDLPVYAQSMYDLMYAHKPILPERIQFMLPYMKRYDWLTNYANFEGINSVLQGMGRRARFESRMEEGVRELKAYHAELEADFFEFFPDLEAACRDFLS, from the coding sequence TTGAACTATCTAGCCCACCTTTATTTAAGCGGGGATGATGAGTTACTCGCAGTGGGCAATTTTTGCGGCGATGCGATTCGTCGCTCTCAACTTGATCAGTACCCTGAAGAAATGCAGCGCGGCGTGGAGCTGCACTGGCATATTGACGAGTTTACGGATCATCACCCCGTTGTTGAACGTTCCAAGGAGCGCATCAGGCCTGTATACCACAAGTATGCCTCGGTGCTGATGGATATCTATTACGACCACTTCTTGGCCTTACACTGGTCCAAGTACTCCTCCATCGACTTGCCCGTATACGCTCAATCAATGTACGATCTTATGTATGCGCACAAACCTATATTGCCGGAGCGCATACAGTTTATGCTACCCTATATGAAGCGTTACGATTGGTTGACAAACTATGCCAATTTTGAAGGAATCAACAGCGTGCTTCAAGGCATGGGCCGACGGGCCCGTTTCGAAAGCAGAATGGAAGAGGGTGTTCGAGAACTCAAGGCCTATCACGCCGAGCTAGAAGCCGATTTCTTTGAGTTTTTTCCGGACTTGGAAGCTGCTTGTCGCGACTTTTTATCCTAG
- a CDS encoding MBL fold metallo-hydrolase — protein sequence MKILKKMGWILLIIVVLLVVGIAIFIKTAPQFGQSPKGADLERISESPNYGDGQFINLIETKMGSFGEMMGTMPEFIFGKNKAPKNPLPTKFDTAEAPESDTACYITWYGHSAFLIEMDGQRILIDPMLGKVAAPVSFGSKRWPYQQPIPLESITQIDAVILSHDHYDHLDYASIKLLKDRVGHFYTALGVGSHLKLWGVPEEKITELDWWQSATQGDLSFKATPARHFSGRGIGDQNKTQWASWVIRGTHQNLYFSGDGGYGPHFKEIGEKEGPFDLAMMECGQYNEAWHAIHMMPEESVQAGQEVGASLLMPIHWGAFTLAVHEWTDPIVRFKAAADTAEVTMIHPFIGERFQLGVDLPQEPWWVGVDDAN from the coding sequence ATGAAAATTTTGAAGAAAATGGGATGGATCCTGTTGATCATCGTCGTCCTCTTGGTGGTAGGGATCGCCATCTTTATTAAAACCGCTCCTCAATTCGGCCAATCGCCCAAAGGAGCTGATCTGGAACGTATTTCTGAATCTCCCAATTACGGAGACGGCCAGTTCATCAATCTTATCGAAACCAAAATGGGATCATTCGGAGAAATGATGGGAACCATGCCCGAATTCATCTTTGGAAAGAACAAGGCGCCTAAGAACCCGCTCCCAACGAAATTCGATACTGCTGAGGCTCCAGAGAGTGACACTGCATGTTACATCACATGGTACGGGCATTCTGCTTTCTTGATCGAGATGGATGGTCAGCGTATTCTCATTGACCCCATGCTCGGAAAAGTAGCTGCACCGGTATCTTTTGGATCCAAAAGGTGGCCCTATCAACAACCCATTCCCTTAGAGTCCATCACACAGATTGATGCCGTCATCCTCTCACATGATCATTATGACCACTTGGATTATGCGAGCATCAAGCTCTTGAAGGATCGGGTCGGGCATTTCTATACTGCATTAGGGGTGGGATCACATCTGAAACTTTGGGGAGTGCCTGAAGAAAAGATCACCGAGCTCGATTGGTGGCAGTCGGCTACTCAGGGCGATTTGAGCTTTAAAGCAACTCCAGCCCGTCATTTCTCTGGGCGAGGAATTGGAGATCAAAATAAAACACAATGGGCCAGCTGGGTGATCCGCGGAACTCATCAAAACCTCTACTTCAGTGGAGACGGTGGGTATGGTCCTCACTTTAAAGAGATTGGTGAGAAAGAGGGACCTTTCGATCTGGCCATGATGGAATGTGGTCAATACAATGAGGCATGGCATGCCATCCACATGATGCCTGAGGAAAGCGTGCAAGCCGGTCAGGAGGTAGGAGCAAGCCTACTCATGCCGATTCATTGGGGTGCGTTTACGCTAGCCGTTCATGAATGGACAGACCCTATTGTTCGATTCAAGGCAGCGGCAGACACAGCAGAAGTAACCATGATTCATCCGTTTATCGGAGAACGATTCCAACTTGGCGTAGATCTTCCTCAAGAGCCATGGTGGGTTGGAGTTGATGACGCCAACTAG